TTCTGATTGTAATGTTGTTTTATTGGTGCAATAAGTGTGATCGTATGTAAGGTGTAGATGATAGGCTCGCCAAATAGGTACAGTACAAGTACAAGGTAAGCAACACAATGGCTAGAATCGGTGCTATGATGCAGTCAAGCAGTATGCAGACAACCAAACAATTTGAagaattttttttcctttttgccTGCATATGCTTTACCAGACTcaactaggacaagtatgcaaagaggcaaaaaaatgCCCAGGTAACCAAAACGCCCCAAAGCAATCAAGTAACTGCATTTTCTGGATTTTATAGCGCTAGgcgccggcgcgccggccaaaACTTTCGGCCGGTCTAGCCCAGGCCGTTGGATTTAAGCCGTGCGACTGTTggatccgggcaaaaaaaaagcAAACAAATCGCCCCAGCTTCTTCTTCCTTCCTCCGCGTACGCATCTAGCCGCCATGGATGAGCGAGGCCCCCGACTCGAAGCACCACCCGGCTTGGCCGCCCCCAACGCCGGTCACCGCCCTCGCCACCGGTTGCTGCCCTCGCCGTAGGTTGCCTCCTTCGCACGCGCGTCACTACTCCTCCCAACCATCTCACTCGTTCGCAGCTTCCGTCGTGGTCGGATCCCCCGCCAAACTTGGCCATGGCTGACACGGAGCCTCCGTCGGCAGCGGTTGAAGCTCCCCGCCCCCGTGGTTGCAGCATCTGGTGCACCACCCCCCTCCGTCCTCGCCATCGAGCTCGCCGCAGGCGTCGCCGTCTCTGCTGGCCTCCATCGACATGCATCGTACCTACAGAATTCCAGTGGTTGATTGAAGCAAAATCAAACAACGCTTCCAGCAAAACCAAACTTAGGTTCCAGCAAAAACGACATGAAACATTTGAGAGCTCTCCAGCCGATGAAGCAAAAAATTACATCTGTTCCAGCAAAACAATACATCGGTTCTAGCAAAAACAAAAATTTTGGTTctgtaaaaaagaaaaaaacatcaGCAAAAACGACCACCCCCTTCTTGCAGCTCCCCTGGTTACCGGTTGTAGCTCCGGCGTACATGGTTGCAACTCCCGGTGTTTGAACGACGTTGGATGCAGCCCTCCTCCCCACTGGATGCAGCTTCCTCCGGCGAGGTGTCAACCTTGCAGCACATCCACCAGCTGGTTCCAGCAAATCGGGACACCACTTCTAGCAAAAATGAAAAAATTTCATCAAATCAAATGAGGATGGTAGCAAAAAAGAAAAGGGTTGTAGCAAAAATAATGAGTGGATCTAGCAAATAAAAAATCttatcaccaaagagctagctatggacaggggtgcgtggaagcttgctatccatgtgccagagccatgagttggttgcgagatcttatgggtttcacctctagcctaccccaacttgtttgggactaaaggctttgttgttgttgttgttttgttCAGCAAATAAAAAATCTGGTTCCACCAACCCTCCGGCTCCAGCACAGACTCGTCGCTGCCATGGCCGATTGCAGCTTGGTCATGGTGAACTAACGAAGCCCTGGCTATGGTTAACATGGAGAGGGCGTTCGTCCAGTTGCTGGCGGACAAGGCGACGAGCGCGCCCCTGGCTGTCGGCGGCCATGGAGAGGGGTGAATCCGGCGCCGGTGATCCGCGCATGATTCAAAACGAGGAGCATCAAGTTGCCGGCAGCTATGGCGATGAGCGCGCCCGGGATGCGAGTGGATGGGGAGGAAAACGCGGCTAGATAAGGAAGGAGATGAGCAACGAAGGGATAAGAAAAAAGAAGCCACGCGTGTCGCGGGCGGTGCGCGGGCCCAACAGCCTCGCATTTGTTCCCCGTGTGTGGCTAAACAGGCGCTTAGATCGCTAAAAACATCCAACGATCCGCGCATGACCGGCCGAAACTTCGGCCGGTCCGCCGGCTACAAACATTTCCCTTTTATTTATCAGGAAATTTTCATTCAGTTCTTATTTCCAGCAGATGGCAATTAAAAGAAAGGCAAAACCCTGCTGTTTAACATAGGATAAAAATGGCATGGAGAGCCAAGCTGAGTGAATTGATCAATAGCAGATTACTTTTAACCGTCATTAGAGAAGACATGTTTGATCAGCCTGTTCTCTCGGACCCTCTTCACTGAAAAATATTTGTTTCGCGAAGGGCACCCGGTGTTCACAAGGAAACAGGGTGACCAATTGTTGATGAAGAATAGTGCCATATCTAGTTTATATACAGCCAAAGAGATCTTCTACATTTGCACAGCGAATTACATCTCAAAGCTTGGAGGCGCCCATGGACATGGCCTGCTGCACAAGCTCCCGCCGCAAGATCTTTCCAGCAGGTGATTTGGTTATTGCATTGACGAAGGCTACTCGGCGGACTTTCTTGTAGGGCGCAACCTGTCAAACAACAAACGTTCAGATCCTACAGTTTATAGTGTCTCAGTGGCAAGACAACGCCGAATTATGGCAGCAAGGAGACAAAAGCATATGCTGCATACATAAAGGTGCATTGATACACAATGCAGAAGCTTGCTCATGCGTTGACATGTGGTTTCGTTTGGCACGCAGTGATACAATTTGGTGATCCCACAACTAGTCCTCTATAGCTTTGCGACTATACGCTGCATACTAACTACTCTATTTCAATGTTGTCGTTCCCATCACGGGGAGAAAATGTTAAAAATACCTTAACAGGCAAAGAGAGTGTCACTAACAATACTAAAACATTACTAGACCCAACTCAATTTGCAATTGCTCAGCTTGCTTGTCAAAAAGTATAATAAAGCTGATTATGACGGACACTTTTAACTCAGCACCGAGCTATATTTGGTAGAAAGCAGGATTAGGATAATGAGAAGGAGAAACTTACATGTTTAGCCACGTAATCCATGACTTGTTGCCCGGTAAGGTTGGAACCTGGTTGCCTCACTATAAAAGCCATTGGCAGTTGCCCAGCATCTTCATCTGGATATCTGCATAGTGCATATGAGGGGGCATCTTATATACTGCCACATGCTGAACAGAGCATCATACCATATCTTCAGGAATATATGATTCATTAGAATTTTCCCCAAGATTACTGCAGTAGTGCAGTTCATACTAAAGGTACTTACCCGATAACTGCAGCATCAGCAATTTCAGGATGTGATTGTAGGATATGCTCCAGTTCAGCTGGAGGCACCTGAGATGAGATGTATATCAGTATCATGTAGACAGAATCTTGTGAGGCAAGATTCTCCAAAGATTATGTAACTGTACCTGGTATCCTTTGTACTTTATCAACTCCTTCAAACGATCAACAATGTAGAGAAATCCATCTTCATTGAAGTAGCAAAGATCACCAGTTTTCAGCCAGCCTTCTGAGTCCACTGTTTCCGCAGTTGCTTTGTCGTCACCGACATAACCTGGAAAAAAACACCACCATGACTGATAGGGTGAGTCGGTGAGGCCCCGATAATAATAAGGCAAATGCAGGAATGTTTAGATCGCTTGTATTGTGATTCTTGTCTCCATAAGCTTATTAAAACTACCTTGATATTGTGAGGGCCCAATAATAATAAGGCAAAAGCAACAGTGGTACGATGCTATAATCTGCCAAGCAGAGTCAAGTGTCTAGATCAGTTGTAATGTCACTCTCCATACCAAACTGTAGGGTGGCATGGCTGGTAGCAGATATGAGAGATGTCCTCGTTCTAACAGATGATTTCAATTAACAAGTGCATGCTGGCATGACTAATCTATTGAGCAGGAGAACGAGCATCCCTGCATTGCTGCCAGGGTTGAATAATTATTGAATTCGGTACTAGCCCACCACCAGTACTTGTTGGATAAATGTCGGCAAACTACATCAATTAACACAAAAAAAGTCGTCATGAAGCACATGGCAGGCAAGCCATGCTGCTCACTCGCACATTAACAAAAAGTCATGTCTCTAAAGAAATGCATCTCGGATCACcatcacattgctatgtgatggACATACACAGCTTTCACATGATAAATGCTGGTACAACAAGCACGGCAGAGAGAAAATCAAGCCACGACATAATGATAGATATGTAAAAGGTTTTAGGCGACGAATCATCAAGGCAATCAACATCGCTATCAAGGCAATCATATTTAAAATTTCAAGTGCACAGTCTAAGCACTTCAACTGGCAGTAAACAAATCAAGGCACCATCTAATCTGACGAGTGACAAAGGTCAACCGCGTGCTTAATGGTCAGAGCAATGACCCAGTTCATGCTGCGGAGTGCTCACCTTTCATGACGAGTGGGCCCCTGACCCAGAGCTCGCCGCGCTGGCCCGGCCCGAGCGCCTCGCCGGTGGACGGATCTACTATCTTCGCCTGCAGGTGCGACGCCAGCTTGCCGACGGAGCCGTACGCCTTGGACTCCTCCGGCCCTACCGTCGAGGCCACAGAGCCGGATGATTCCGTCAATCCGTAGCCCTGTATAATAATATAATAAATGGAATCGTACAGACATGAGTTCGCTAGATCAGAAAAGGTAATCTTCAAAGCGCATGGAAGATTCAGTAGTAATATTCTGCATCCTGCATGGAATCTGATGCTTAACCTGAACAATCTGCACGTTGGGGAATACGGCGACGAAGCGCTCGGCGACCTCGCGGCCGAGGGGCGCGCCGCCGACGCCGATGACGAGGAGCGAGGAGAGGTCGCGGCGGCGCGCCTCCTCGGACTTGATCATGGCCACCAGCACTGGCGGCGCCGCGGGCAGCAGCGTGGCGCGGTACCGCTCTATGGCGCGCAGCGCGGCGCCGAAGTCGAACCGCTCCATGAGCACGGCCGTCTCACCCATGGAGACGGAGCGCAGGACCATCATGAAGCCGAAGACGTGGAACAGGGGAAGCGGGAGCAGCGTgacggccggcggcggcggctcctcgcCCGCCTCGGTGGCCTCCGCCGCCACCCTCTCCCGGTTCTCGGCGTGCGCGCAGATCAGCGCGATGAGGTTGCGGTGCGTGATGGCGACGGCCTTGACACGCCCCGTCGTGCCCGAGGAGTAGAGCACGGCCGCGGTGTCCGACTGCTTCACCGCCACCGGCGGGGGAGCGGACCCGGCGCCTGCAGACGCCAGCCTCGTGTACGCATCGGACCCGAGGACGACGCACCTGAGGTGACCGGGCAGCTTGGCGGCGACCTCGGGCGCGGCGAAGGCGACGACGGGCCGGGAGAGGGCGACCTGGTGGGCGTACTCCTCGGGGGTGGAGGCCGGGTTGGCGGGGGACACGACGGCGCCGATGGACATGAGCGCGAAGTGGAGCACGGGGACGTCGAGGCGCGAGGGCGCGACGACGAGGGCCACGTCCCCGGGGCGGAGGCCGAGGGAGGACCAGAGGCCGCCCGCGAGGGAGCGGACGGCGGCGAGGAAGGACGGGTAGGAGACGGCAATGCTGGTGGCGGCGTCGACGAGCGCGGGGCGGTCGGGGAGCGGGGAGGCGAGGAGCGAGAAGGCGTAGGCCGCGGCCGTGACCGGGAGCGACTCCGGCGGCAGCGCGCCCGTCGAGGCGGAGCGGAGGCTGTGGAAGGTGCGCGTCGCTGCGCAGTAGCCGCTGCGCGGGTCGATCCCctcggccgtcgccgccgccgccgccgtattGGCCATCTGGGCGCTGGTTGGTATGGGGATTGCGGCGGAGGGGGGCGGTGGTGGTtcgggaggagggggaggagagcCGTGGCTAATCCCGAGTCCTCATCATCAGCCTATATTCATCGACTCCAGTGAGACGTCGCAAATCGCGACGGTGGCCGtgggcccggcgggccggtgTGCGTACTGGTACAGGGCTGTGGATCGTACACGTGGGTTTTCGAGAGCAAGGCAACAAAAATACGGTGCAGTACAATGGGACTGGGTCTAGAGAAAaaaagagtaggagtaggagggtgcttggatacttattttagtctgactaaaaatagtctctttaaaaggctaaagttccaagtacccctgactaaagaggggctaaaattagtcttgagactaaaaaattttagtcaggggtacccctactaaaatgtggattagtcctctctctcctcatttaactcctctcctttaacacaagcgagttctggattggagggtttggaggataataaatgctcattaacttgattttactttctttagtatttggatccaagcatgggtgaggctagcaagttttagtctcactacttttagtcatgagactaaaacgtatccaagcaccctccaggACATTTTGTACTCGATCGGTATATTTATTTAGAAGGAAGACGATGGGTGTGTCTGTTGGTCAAAGTTGATTATGTATGCAAACCGCCATGTTGATTGTTAGGTGGACAATGATATCTTCATCTTAAGAGGGTTCAAGTCATGGGTATCATTATCAGGGTTGCTTATGAAAGTGTTCATACCAtgaagagaaggaagaaggggaAGAATGACACTATCCGGAGTCTATTCTCTTGAAAATTGGCTCGATACGATGAAAGCTTACGATCGGGTGGAATGAAACTATCTGAGTCTATTATCTTGAAAATTGGCTTTAGCATCAACTTTGTTCGGCTGATAATGAAGTGTGTTGCTTCAGTGCGGGTCACAGTTAAAGTGAATGGTGAACTCCTCTCATATTTTACCCTATCTCACGATCTGCGCCAGGGATGTCCCATATCACAGTTCCTATTTCTTTTGCGTGCAGAAGGACTTTCGTCTTTGCCGAACTCATATGGTGGATATATTGATAGAGGCATTCGAGTGAGTTTCATATCACCATGGGTTAGCCACTTACTGTTTACGGATGATTGCCTAATTTTTATACAAGCCAACAATCAAAGTGCAACTAGACTCAATGAAATTCTTAGCTTCTATGGGGAGGCTTCTGGACAGTGTGTAAATCGAGACAAAAGTTCAATATTTTTCAGTCCTAATACTCCCCAGCATACACGTGTGTCGGTTAAACAAGTGCTTGGTGTACAGGTTGAGGCCTTTGGCGAGTGTTACCTTGGTCTGCCCACGGCAATAGGTAGGATCGCCAGCGGCACCTTCACCCATATTGGTGAACGGGCACGCGCAGAGCGTCTACTTGCTTGTGCTGCCAGAGAAACACTATTGAAATCAGTGATCCAGACGAACCCAACATTTAGCATGTCATGTTTTCACTTGACCAAAAAAGTTTGCAAGAACCTGACTTCATGTGGCAAAATATTTGTGGAGTAGCTCCATTGATTGACGGTCTATGGATTGGGTCTCATGGGACAACTTAGCTACACCAAAATGTAAAGTCGGAATGGGCTTCCGCGATCTACAGTTTTTCAACCTCGCCCTTCTTGGGAACACATGGTTGGCGCCTCATGACTAATCCCAATTCCTTATGTACTCGAGTGTTGAAAGGGAGATATTTTCCTGATACAGAGTTTCATCTGGGCAATGTCCCAAAGATGGCATCTGCTACATGGAGAGCTATAGTGGCTGGCCGAGAGGCACTCGATACCGTCCTCATCAAGCATGTGGGTATGGAATCCACCATATCAATAGGGGGATCGATAGATTCCGTCGACAATATCCATGACTCCTATATTTAAACCAGAAAACACAAATGTCGAGTTCGTTAGTGAACTTATTGATACTGACAATGGGACATGGAAGACGGAGTTATTGCGAGGTCTTTTTTTATCGCCCCTGACGCGGAAGCAATTCTGAACATACCACTATGTCATGGAGGTGGTGATGATTTTATGGCATGGTCACATGAAAAATCAGGCGTATACATAGTCAAATCGGCGTACCGTTCTCTAATGAACAAAAAAGAGCGTTCGGCTCTTGAAGAAGGGGCGAGTAGCGGATCCTCCAATGATGGAAAAGAGTTGTGGAATGCATTATGGAAATTGAATGTGATTTCGAAGGTCCGAGTCTTCTACTGGCGTGTCTTGAGAGGGATCATTCCGTCTGAATGTACTTTGAGACATCGGCATACGAACTCGGAAGATGCAAAATTTGTATGCCGATGGATGGAGATGGAGTCTTGGCTCATGCTCTTATCCATTGTACGCATGCACAACAGTTCTGGAAagaagcccatttgctatttgaCTTCAAACTACCAAGGTTGCATCCCAGTACGTGGTCACAAGATATTCTATGTGACCAACAATTTACAGAGAGGGAACGGGTGGTCATCATCAAACTGATGTGGGCCATGTGGCATTCTCGGAATCGTCTTACTCATGATCAGGAAAAGATTGATCCGGACATCTCTGTGTGACGTATTAAATAAGATCTTGCCATCTTGGAGATCCCTTGGCAACACCTGAAAATTTTGCCGGGTTATGGTTGGTGGCCTCCTAATGACATGATCATCAAAATCAACACTAATGCAGCCATTCACTTGGATGGTGGCACTGGGGCAGCGGGAGGTGGCCCGATCCAGAAATCACCAATTTGGAGCTTGGTGCAAACCCCTTGAGGGTGTTACTAACCCATTAATAGTTGAAACCTTATCTGTCCGGGAGGGCGTGCGCTAACTCAGAGGTTTTCAAGAGGTGATTATTCAGTCAGACTGCCTGGAGGTTTCAGAACTCTGGAAAACTCGCCGCAATTCTCTTTCGGTTGTGGCACCCCTGTTTATTGAAATAGGAGAGCTAACTtgtatttttatttcttttgataTTCAGCATGTAATCCGGTCAGCCGACTAGCCAGCTCATTTGTGTGCAAAGCGTGCTTGCACATTGACTGTGACACAGAGCTGGCTGGAAGAGACTCCTAGCTTCCTAGTGAGCAACTTATTGGTTGATGATCCAGCGAATGCTTTTATTTGAATAAAGCTCTCAATATTGCATGCAAAAAGGGTTCAAATCCTGATGCTCGCATATATCCTGGATTTATtacaggatttccggcgatgcacATTTAGTGGGAGGAGACGCCGCCTCGACTACGAGGCGCCTACAgcgacttcgtaaaatctcaagacgccgccctgactacatgatcagcaccaagactccatgggtgttagattcattataatgtaatctagattattgactctagtgcaagtgagagaccgaaggaagtatgccctagaggcaataataaagttgttattttatatttccttattcacgataaaggtttattattcatgctagaattgtactgataaacttaaatacatgtgtgaatacctAAACAAATATCATGTCCCTAgcaagcctctactagactagctcgttgatcaaagatggttaaggttttctaaccatagacatgtgttgtcatttgataacggaatcacatcattaggagaatgatgtgatggacaagacccatccgttagcttagcatattgatcgttcaatttattgctattgctttcttgatgacaaatacatattccttcgactatgaggttatacaactcccggataccggaggaatacctagtgtgctatcaaacgtcacaacgtaactaggtgatcataaaaatgctctacaggtatctccgaaggtgtttgtagagttgacatagatcgagattaggatttttcactctgagtatcggagaggtatctctgggccctctcggtaatacacatcaaaAGAAGcgttgcaagcaaagtgactaaggtgttagttgcaagatgatgtgttacggaacgagtaaagagacttgccggtaacgagattgaactaggtatgaagataccgacgatcgaatctcgggcaagtaacataccgatggacaaagggaattacgtatgttgtcataacggttcgaccgataaagatcttcgtagaatatgtaggaaccaatatgggcatccaggttccactaattgttattgaccggagaggtgtctcggtcatgtctacatagttctcgaacccgtagggtccgcacgtttaacgttcattgacgatatagtgttgTATGAGTTATAGGATTTGGtgatcgaatgttgttcggagtcccggatgagatcacagacatgatgaggagtctcaaaatggtcgagaggtaaagattgatatataggacgatggtattcgtgaaggaaatatgccctagaggcaataataaagttgttattttatatttccttatatcatgataaatgtttattatccatgctagaattgtattaactggaaacttgatacatgtgtggatacatagacaaaacaccgtgtccctagtaagcctctactagactagctcgttgatcaaagatggttaagtttcctaactatagacatgtgttgtcatttgattaacgggatcacatcattaggagaatgatgtgatggacaagacccatccgttagcttagcataatgatcgttaagttttattgctattgctttcttcatgacttatacatattccttttactatgagattatgtaactcccgaataccggaggaacaccttgtgtgctatcaaacgtcacaacgtaactgggtgattataaagatgctctacaggagtctccaaaggtgtttggtgggttggcatagatcaagattaggaattttcactccgtgtatcggagaggtatctctgggccctctcggtaatgcacgtcactataagccttgcaagcaatgtgagttagttgcgagatgatgcattacggaacgagtaaagagacttgccggtaacgagattgaactaggtatgatgataccgacgatcgaatctcgggcaagtaacataccgatgacaaagggaatgaaatatgttgttatgcggtttgaccgataaagatcttcatagaatatgtaggagccaatatgagcatccaggttccgctattggttattgaccagagatgtgtctcggtcatgtctacatagttctcgaactcgtagggtccggacgcttaacgttcgatgacgatttgtattatgagttatgtgatttgatgaaccgaagtttgttcggagttccggataagataacagacatgacgaggagtctcgaaatggttgagacataaagattgatatattggaaggttgcatttggacattggaatggttccgggatgttcgggcatttttccggagtaccgggaggttaccggaaccccccggggagttaatgggccttcatgggccccagtggagagaggaggcagcggccaggtggaggcgcgcgccccccaagcccaaaccgaattggactagggttgggggcggctcccctttccttctcccctcttctcccttccctccttctcctagttggaataggaaggggggggcgaatcctacttggaccgggagtccaagtagtaCTTCCCCCTTTGGGcggccccctctagggccggcctcatcttccccctcctttatatacatgggagcgggcaccccaaagacataccaagtcttctcttagccgtgtgcggtgcccccctccacagttacacacctcggtcatatcgtcgtgtgcttaggcgaagccctgcgccggtaacttcatcatcaccatcgccacgctgtcgtgctaacgaaactctccctcgtcctcaactgaaTCAAGAGCTctagggacgtcatcgagctaaacgtgtgctaaacgcggaggtgccgtacgttcggtgcttggatcggttggattgcgaagacgttcgactacatcaaccgcgttactaaacgcttccgcttttggtctacgagggtacgtggacacactcaccccgctcgttgctatgcttctcctagatagatcttgcgtgatcgtaggaaatttttgaaatactacgttccccaacagtggcatccgagccaggtctatgcgtagatgttatatgcacgagtagaacacaatgagttgtgggcgataatagtcatactgcttaccagcaacgtcttactttgattcgtcggtattgttggatgaagcggcccggaccgacattacatgaccgcgttcatgagactggttctaccgacatgcttcgcacacaggtggctagcgggtgtctgtttctccaactttagttgaatcgagtttgactacacccggtccttgttgagggttaaaacaacacacttgacgaaaaatcgttgtggttttgatgcgtaggtaagaacggttcttggtagaagcccgtagcagccacgtaaaacttgcaacaacaaagtagaggacgtctaacttgtttttgcagggcttgttgtgatgtgatatggtcaagatgtgatgatatataaattgttgtatgagatgatcatgttttcttAAAGtaattggcaactggcaggagccttatggttgtctctttattgcataagatgcaagcaccatataattgctttactttattgctatgcgatagcaatagttgcaaaagcaatagttggcgagatgaccatgtgacgacacgttgatagagatcaagatgatggagatcatggtgtcatgccggtgacgatggagatcatgatggtactttggagatggagatcaaaggcacaagatgatgatggccatatcatatcacatatttttgattgcatgtgatgtttatcttttatgcatcttattttgcttagtacgtcggtagcattataagatga
The Aegilops tauschii subsp. strangulata cultivar AL8/78 chromosome 3, Aet v6.0, whole genome shotgun sequence genome window above contains:
- the LOC109781054 gene encoding 4-coumarate--CoA ligase-like 5; this translates as MANTAAAAATAEGIDPRSGYCAATRTFHSLRSASTGALPPESLPVTAAAYAFSLLASPLPDRPALVDAATSIAVSYPSFLAAVRSLAGGLWSSLGLRPGDVALVVAPSRLDVPVLHFALMSIGAVVSPANPASTPEEYAHQVALSRPVVAFAAPEVAAKLPGHLRCVVLGSDAYTRLASAGAGSAPPPVAVKQSDTAAVLYSSGTTGRVKAVAITHRNLIALICAHAENRERVAAEATEAGEEPPPPAVTLLPLPLFHVFGFMMVLRSVSMGETAVLMERFDFGAALRAIERYRATLLPAAPPVLVAMIKSEEARRRDLSSLLVIGVGGAPLGREVAERFVAVFPNVQIVQGYGLTESSGSVASTVGPEESKAYGSVGKLASHLQAKIVDPSTGEALGPGQRGELWVRGPLVMKGYVGDDKATAETVDSEGWLKTGDLCYFNEDGFLYIVDRLKELIKYKGYQVPPAELEHILQSHPEIADAAVIGYPDEDAGQLPMAFIVRQPGSNLTGQQVMDYVAKHVAPYKKVRRVAFVNAITKSPAGKILRRELVQQAMSMGASKL